In a genomic window of Branchiostoma floridae strain S238N-H82 chromosome 19, Bfl_VNyyK, whole genome shotgun sequence:
- the LOC118406292 gene encoding uncharacterized protein LOC118406292 isoform X1 — protein sequence MENLAVLLVHDEHNTSQGEISINPQLGKLLKENAQDIPVFTAVLQATEEDKKDAQQDGVVLLLPQVDPGDTRTDPSPGWLTFDHQSKYPHLPSKIRSIVGHAGVTSRATVVIKKERYPDARVILFSSDIPEDTEYYKGDEKAMGIGKKEDSILQDAQEADVVFSLGHKTFDHFQNQFRAIPTSKRPQHFKFVPRPSKIFVDAEAEFQDTETMVVLSIGRVKGAEKLKGYDLAVESLSIVADKMKVRYRVIGVDEDDFQTRNAILEQCKSANLQITLLSYGTQKDICKEMMQAHLVLMPSRAEPFGLVGLEAIAAGVPVLVSSKSGLADFIREHVDELHHSIVDMDGSDKDATVKYLAHSIEKMLKQNRTEFKTAARGKQQLLSSKCWEESHQQFIQACTRRDTDTGAKQPATGLEQSAVHGEEIEEGTKSF from the exons AAAACCTTGCTGTATTGCTGGTTCATGATGAGCACAATACATCACAAGGCGAGATCTCCATAAATCCACAGCTGGGAAAATTACTCAAGGAGAATGCACAAGACATCCCTGTGTTTACTGCTGTTTTACAAGCAACTGAAGAGGACAAAAAAGATGCACAGCAAGATGGAGTGGTATTGTTACTGCCTCAAGTTGACCCAGGTGACACAAGAACTGACCCATCACCTGGCTGGCTAACCTTTGACCATCAGTCCAAATACCCACATCTTCCCTCAAAGATTCGGAGCATTGTGGGACATGCTGGTGTCACAAGTAGGGCAACAGTAGTGATAAAGAAAGAACGGTACCCAGATGCAAGAGTTATTCTCTTCTCTAGTGACATACCAGAGGACACCGAGTACTACAAGGGAGACGAGAAGGCCATGGGGATTGGGAAGAAGGAAGACTCCATCCTTCAAGATGCACAAGAGGCTGATGTGGTCTTTTCTCTTGGACACAAGACATTTGACCACTTTCAGAACCAGTTCAGAGCTATTCCCACCAGCAAGAGGCCACAGCATTTCAAATTTGTTCCAAGGCCTTCAAAGATCTTTGTAGATGCAGAGGCTGAATTCCAGGACACAGAGACAATGGTGGTTCTGTCCATTGGTAGGGTGAAGGGCGCTGAAAAACTGAAGGGGTATGACCTTGCTGTTGAATCCCTGAGCATTGTTGCAGACAAGATGAAAGTCAGGTATCGTGTCATAGGAGTTGACGAAGATGACTTTCAAACACGCAACGCAATCCTTGAGCAATGTAAGTCAGCCAACTTACAAATAACCCTCCTCTCATATGGCACACAGAAGGACATCTGTAAAGAGATGATGCAGGCCCACCTGGTCCTGATGCCTTCTCGTGCTGAACCGTTTGGACTGGTCGGCCTGGAGGCCATTGCGGCAGGTGTTCCTGTTCTTGTATCCAGCAAATCAGGATTGGCAGACTTCATCCGTGAACATGTAGATGAACTGCATCATTCCATTGTTGACATGGATGGAAGTGACAAAGATGCCACTGTAAAATACTTGGCTCACAGCATTGAGAAAATGCtgaaacagaacagaacagagttCAAAACAGCAGCAAGGGGCAAACAGCAGCTTCTATCCTCAAAGTGCTGGGAAGAGTCCCATCAGCAGTTCATCCAAGCCTGTACAAGAAGAGATACAG ATACTGGTGCAAAACAGCCTGCTACAGGCCTTGAGCAGAGTGCAGTACATGGTGAGGAGATAGAGGAAGGTACGAAAAGCTTCTGA
- the LOC118406292 gene encoding uncharacterized protein LOC118406292 isoform X2: protein MENLAVLLVHDEHNTSQGEISINPQLGKLLKENAQDIPVFTAVLQATEEDKKDAQQDGVVLLLPQVDPGDTRTDPSPGWLTFDHQSKYPHLPSKIRSIVGHAGVTSRATVVIKKERYPDARVILFSSDIPEDTEYYKGDEKAMGIGKKEDSILQDAQEADVVFSLGHKTFDHFQNQFRAIPTSKRPQHFKFVPRPSKIFVDAEAEFQDTETMVVLSIGRVKGAEKLKGYDLAVESLSIVADKMKVRYRVIGVDEDDFQTRNAILEQCKSANLQITLLSYGTQKDICKEMMQAHLVLMPSRAEPFGLVGLEAIAAGVPVLVSSKSGLADFIREHVDELHHSIVDMDGSDKDATVKYLAHSIEKMLKQNRTEFKTAARGKQQLLSSKCWEESHQQFIQACTRRDTGKSVYINFFGYRNH from the coding sequence AAAACCTTGCTGTATTGCTGGTTCATGATGAGCACAATACATCACAAGGCGAGATCTCCATAAATCCACAGCTGGGAAAATTACTCAAGGAGAATGCACAAGACATCCCTGTGTTTACTGCTGTTTTACAAGCAACTGAAGAGGACAAAAAAGATGCACAGCAAGATGGAGTGGTATTGTTACTGCCTCAAGTTGACCCAGGTGACACAAGAACTGACCCATCACCTGGCTGGCTAACCTTTGACCATCAGTCCAAATACCCACATCTTCCCTCAAAGATTCGGAGCATTGTGGGACATGCTGGTGTCACAAGTAGGGCAACAGTAGTGATAAAGAAAGAACGGTACCCAGATGCAAGAGTTATTCTCTTCTCTAGTGACATACCAGAGGACACCGAGTACTACAAGGGAGACGAGAAGGCCATGGGGATTGGGAAGAAGGAAGACTCCATCCTTCAAGATGCACAAGAGGCTGATGTGGTCTTTTCTCTTGGACACAAGACATTTGACCACTTTCAGAACCAGTTCAGAGCTATTCCCACCAGCAAGAGGCCACAGCATTTCAAATTTGTTCCAAGGCCTTCAAAGATCTTTGTAGATGCAGAGGCTGAATTCCAGGACACAGAGACAATGGTGGTTCTGTCCATTGGTAGGGTGAAGGGCGCTGAAAAACTGAAGGGGTATGACCTTGCTGTTGAATCCCTGAGCATTGTTGCAGACAAGATGAAAGTCAGGTATCGTGTCATAGGAGTTGACGAAGATGACTTTCAAACACGCAACGCAATCCTTGAGCAATGTAAGTCAGCCAACTTACAAATAACCCTCCTCTCATATGGCACACAGAAGGACATCTGTAAAGAGATGATGCAGGCCCACCTGGTCCTGATGCCTTCTCGTGCTGAACCGTTTGGACTGGTCGGCCTGGAGGCCATTGCGGCAGGTGTTCCTGTTCTTGTATCCAGCAAATCAGGATTGGCAGACTTCATCCGTGAACATGTAGATGAACTGCATCATTCCATTGTTGACATGGATGGAAGTGACAAAGATGCCACTGTAAAATACTTGGCTCACAGCATTGAGAAAATGCtgaaacagaacagaacagagttCAAAACAGCAGCAAGGGGCAAACAGCAGCTTCTATCCTCAAAGTGCTGGGAAGAGTCCCATCAGCAGTTCATCCAAGCCTGTACAAGAAGAGATACAGGTAAGTCAGTTTACATTAACTTTTTTGGCTATAGAAATCATTGA
- the LOC118407120 gene encoding tetratricopeptide repeat protein 28-like — translation MEDLLDTAEAIEQIEKFKGVNVTGIRIGSLVFYLQCTDLGGLGELWFMYKNGKLNDLLVSSLISEETLQQLCAESISVKTTINIEDFRKALVYLFTTPTAEGQPKPRLPQEYPLYQPHIHNRSNVLDVLHLDNLKHDLQIPSSTQTEDSQDGLEINLGNQQAAGDHHDANSEDVQVEQVTSQLASLDTFWQSDEDTGKIRSGSIRSTSSIGSATSLLSTRTSSGVSAKDEQVREVTSKRRSVLDIIKWPNKFQIKQKPRSGSITSTASIRSAATVQSKTTIQSSDSGQSRVTSRSSDTGYASAGSLLTEEDKESFAVGGNKDPKDILKSLHEQLNTPAVKKDKALQLDLYCQIGDLYRTRLHDLQSALTYYQNMLKCAQALSKDTQQAMAYCRLGMTYDILGKQKQAFKNHERALHIYKVTLERGADICIAYKNLASSLTLSNQVSDAKSNYETALAVAMETENKTEQMEIYWKLGDLHRKQLHEPQVSHKYYTEMLALARDLGRKDRERLAYNRLGVACWDMQDYEAALEWIQMDLKMCQESGDKTEQITAYQNIADSYKALGKLDLARSHNQSAIDIAMETGNKTEQMNIYWKLGDLHRKQLHEPQVSHKYYTEMLALARDLGRKDKERQAYNRLGLACEDMQDYEAALQWHQMDLKNRQESEDKTNQTTAHENIAASYKALGKLDLARSHYQSAMDIAVETGNKTEQMDIYWKLGDLHRKQLHEPQVSHKYYTEMLALVRDLGRKDRERQAYNRLGLACGDMQDYETALKWHQMNLKMTQESGDKTEQITAHKNIAASYKELGKLDLARSHYQSAMTIAMETGDKHQQNNIAIKLANL, via the exons ATGGAAGACTTGCTTGACACTGCAGAGGCAATTGAGCAGATAGAGAAATTCAAAGGTGTTAATGTTACTGGCATAAGGATAGGCAGTCTGGTCTTCTACCTGCAATGTACAGATTTGGGTGGCCTGGGTGAACTCTGgttcatgtacaaaaatgggAAACTGAATGACCTACTGGTCAGTAGTTTGATAAGTGAGGAGACCTTACAGCAACTCTGTGCTGAGAGCATCTCTGTGAAGACAACCATCAACATAGAGGACTTCAGGAAGGCTCTGGTCTACCTATTCACTACACCTACTgcagaag GACAGCCCAAACCAAGACTACCTCAGGAGTACCCCCTCTATCAGCCACACATACACAACAGGAGTAATGTGCTGGATGTACTTCATCTTGACAACCTGAAACATGACCTGCAGATCCCATCATCAACACAGACTGAGGACAGCCAGGATGGTCTGGAGATAAATCTTGGCAATCAGCAAGCAGCAG GTGATCATCATGATGCAAACTCTGAAGATGTGCAGGTAGAGCAGGTGACATCACAGCTGGCTTCACTAGACACCTTCTGGCAATCTGATGAAGACACAGGAAAAATCAGATCAGGAAGTATCCGGTCCACATCAAGTATTGGATCAGCAACGAGTCTTCTATCAACAAGAACTTCATCAGGAGTCAGTgcaaaag ATGAGCAGGTTAGAGAGGTGACATCAAAACGACGCTCAGTACTGGACATTATCAAGTGGCCTAATAAATTCCAGATCAAACAAAAACCCAGGTCAGGAAGTATCACATCAACAGCCAGCATAAGGTCAGCAGCAACTGTCCAGTCAAAAACAACCATCCAATCATCTGATAGTGGACAATCCAGAGTGACCAGTAGATCATCTGATACTGGATATGCATCAGCTGGCAGCCTCTTGActgaagaagacaaagaaagtTTTGCTGTGGGAG GTAACAAGGATCCCAAAGACATCTTGAAATCCCTCCATGAACAACTGAACACACCAGCAGTGAAGAAAGACAAGGCACTACAACTCGACCTGTACTGTCAGATAGGAGATCTCTACAGAACTAGACTACATGACTTACAGTCAGCTCTGACGTATTACCAGAACATGTTAAAGTGTGCTCAGGCATTGTCAAAAGATACCCAACAAGCCATGGCTTATTGTAGACTTGGTATGACATATGACATACTaggtaaacaaaaacaagcttTTAAAAATCATGAGAGAGCATTGCATATTTACAAGGTTACATTAGAAAGAGGTGCTGACATTTGTATAGCTTACAAGAACCTGGCCTCATCATTAACACTGTCAAATCAAGTGTCAGATGCAAAAAGTAACTATGAAACAGCATTagctgttgccatggagacagaaAACAAGACTGAACAGATGGAAATTTACTGGAAGCTGGGTGATTTACACAGGAAACAGCTACATGAACCACAGGTCTCACACAAGTACTACACAGAGATGTTGGCACTAGCCAGGGACTTGGGGAGGAAGGACAGGGAGAGGCTGGCTTACAACAGACTGGGAGTGGCTTGTTGGGACATGCAGGATTATGAGGCAGCTTTGGAGTGGATTCAGATGGACTTGAAGATGTGCCAAGAAAGTGGAGACAAGACTGAACAGATAACAGCATATCAAAACATAGCTGATTCCTACAAGGCACTGGGTAAACTGGACCTGGCCAGATCTCACAATCAATCAGCAATAGACATTGCCATGGAGACAGGAAACAAGACTGAACAGATGAACATTTACTGGAAGCTGGGTGATTTACACAGGAAACAGCTACATGAACCACAGGTCTCACACAAGTACTACACAGAGATGTTGGCACTAGCCAGGGACTTGGGGAGGAAGGACAAGGAGAGGCAGGCTTACAACAGACTGGGACTGGCTTGTGAGGACATGCAGGATTATGAGGCAGCTCTGCAGTGGCATCAGATGGACCTGAAAAATAGACAAGAAAGTGAAGACAAGACTAACCAGACAACAGCACATGAAAACATAGCTGCTTCCTACAAGGCACTGGGTAAACTGGACCTGGCCAGATCTCACTATCAATCAGCAATGGACATTGCCGTGGAGACAGGAAACAAGACTGAACAGATGGACATTTACTGGAAGCTGGGTGATTTGCACAGGAAACAGCTACATGAACCACAGGTCTCACACAAGTACTACACAGAGATGTTGGCACTAGTCAGGGACTTGGGGAGGAAGGACAGGGAGAGGCAGGCTTACAACAGACTGGGTCTGGCTTGTGGGGACATGCAGGATTATGAGACAGCTCTAAAGTGGCATCAGATGAATCTGAAGATGACACAAGAAAGTGGAGACAAGACTGAACAGATAACAGCACATAAAAACATAGCTGCTTCCTACAAGGAACTGGGTAAACTGGACCTGGCCAGATCTCACTATCAATCTGCAATGACCATCGCCATGGAAACAGGAgacaaacatcaacaaaataaCATTGCTATAAAGCTGGCTAATCTGTAG